ACACAAATTAATTGATAAATTTGATATTTTTCTAACAGGTATAactttcaaccaattcaaagaTACAAAGCGTTGTCTGCGGAAGAAGCCGAACAGGAATTCGGAAGGTTAGTTCTTAGCTCTAAGATAAAGCAAGTACAAAGCTTTGCGGGTTGATATTTTGTGTTTTATgttttaacattataaaaagTGTTATAGAACACAATTTATAGGTATGTTGTTTTGATGTCTATTTCAGACGCAACAAAGTGATAAACTACTTTTCGCTGATGTTCCGGAAGCGCATGCGCGGCGACGACGCGGCCGATGACGGCGAAGACCCCGACGACAAGAAGACTAAAGGAGCCAAGGCGAAGAAAGGTGCCTACCGAAACTACCGAGCAAATGTAGCACTGTGCTCTTCGCCTGGGCCACTTTCTCTTATCTGCTTGCGTACTCCCAGCATTTTGTCACGGTTCATGCGCCCCTATGGCCGCTTTTGAAACTAATTTATGACTCACCCAGAGGACAATCTAGGCCCTACTGGgatcacgatgttttcttcatttacataagttccgaaaccCTCATATCATTGGCGGCATTCAATGTGCTTAAGCTGTCTACACTCATGTTGCGTTACGATTGCTAAACTTATCTGGTAATTTCTGTTCTTGTATTGTCCCTCTATCTGCCCTTGTCGCGTCTTGTACACACATCTGCCAAACCATTTTTATTGTAGGTCGTTATTCAGATGTCTCTAAGCTAGACCAACATGTTAACATCTTAGATCGTTTCAGAGTTAAAGATATCCGATATGGACGAATGGATTGATTCCGACGACGACTCCTCCGGCTCCGAGGCTGCAGAAAAAGACAACGACAGCGACTCAGGCGCCAAGAAGAAACCaaataaaaaaggtaaataagaTACCAACGAAAGTTCGCACCCCAAGAATACTAAAAACATACAGTTATCGCCTTTTTTTCTGTCGACAACGCAAATTGCATTAAAGTACAATACGGCAGAAgaagaataggctagtttcctatacttaaaatcaaatattttatgaagtgcacgaaataaaacaccacctaattagaagaaaaatatggacagtagttatgtttaaacataatttatatttaataagtcaaagagaaagataataTAAAGTAAACGAGTTGaccatgacgtcactcctcagtatttcatagtaatcccatattagcaaatcgttttgacagttcgtaaaatgaagctgatttgactagtaggaactAGCCTATTATCAGCCCATTCAATCTTAGAAGTCCATGGCGCTTAAAACTGGGTGATGGGCAAAGTACGGTTCGCGCACCAATCCCAGTTGTATATGTCCAGCAATGTAATAGATATTGGTTGCCCCTTTTCTGGAATTGGAGATTGAAGAACGGGGCATCCGTCCTGAAAAAAGTCTTCCCAATTGATAGgtgttaaaatgttattataagcgccatctagccgagcgttccccacaGGTGTATCTCTAtgactttgaggtacgtttttttcttagactttatccgtcaatacggagttacatatgtgttTGCCATTACTGGATCAGTTGGATTTGCAATGAGGAAATAATGTATGGTTTGGCAGGTCCggtgaagaagaagaaaaaagtGGAGGACGAGGCGTTCGAGGAGAGCGACGACGGCGACGAGGAGGGCCGCGAGCGCGACTACATCTCCGACTCCTCCGACAGGTGCGTCTAGGGCTACAGAAAAAAACACCaaatgcttttttttttcagaattatgaaaaaaaacatgaaaaaaaaaccaagcaccatggttttttttcagatgaacaaataatacgacaataacggtttttcgtgatcgTGAACGTCACAACGTTTCAAAcaaacaataacaataacgtacattttaattcgataaacattcagtatacaaacatttattgggGAATCGCCGATGCAGCgaggagcgtggagaggcggtggtattgccaacagtaaaacgcgataactactaactacagattgtgtaaatgttagttttataaaaccagaaatcaaagttattaattaaatttgtttaatagttaaaacataaagtctaaaaaaccgtataaaagtgtTAACTGATCTGCAAATTTTGATATTTCGAccttttttcacggtttttttttcatgttttttttttcaacgtgaagaaaaagaaCGGCATGTggtctatgatcatatttctatgatagtctAATATCGGCTTAACTCGTTTAGTAACTGTATTTAGCTACACGTGAGCTCGAGGAGCGACGAGTGACTAGAAAATTTAGTCTGAAAGTTTaagtagtgatgtgcaagttgcggaaactttccaaaaaatcttaaatttcttgaaaaattcacgaaactttcacgaaaaataaagggattataatttatgaaatggaaactttccatccaaacaattgtccatacaatgtatggaaagtttccgaataTTGGAAACTTTCatcatgtgaaaatttcagaattttggaaactttccgtcggcccATCAGTAAGTGTAACTAATATTTAGTAGGCGAACCTTGGAACGGACAGGTGGCTCTAAAAAGTAAGAGTGGATTTATCCTAGTTTGAAGTTGAGTGGTTTACTTATTCAAAATATATCTGAtcattcaattttattatacatattatgctATATCTTACAGATTCTTTTGTGTGTCCACAGTGAGACAGACCACGAGGCGAAGGCGAACAAAGAGCTCAAAGGAGTAGCAGAAGAAGACGCACTCAGGCAAGATACTATTCTTATCACTTTTCACAAAGCGTTTACTTGTTTTATTCATTTGCGAGTACGCTCGCAACCGTAGGAAACACGTTGATACACTTCTTGTTCTGTATATGTGTGTAGGCTTGCCGGCTTCGTATCCCTATAACACTCAGCCGGGAACCTCTTAGGTACTTCCCGGCGTCTGCAGTaatatactggggacgctattgctatgtcttgtatgggaaccctgcattttatgattaagcactgagacttggcacagttgttcattgggtggccctgagtagataaagatcgggaggcatcgagagccccccttaatttaggagggaggagggggggaaggctggcgcctccgcgcttcctttgaaaccatatttctctaaaactatacaaaataggacatgcgatatatcattttcggataaataaaagacgaggaattcatttttggaacaaaaaaatgtattttagaacaaaaatacaaaataaaatgggaaaatctgaaaacgagatttttttttattcatattattgcacattttatgaaaactgtaatggttttttctaaataaaaaatattatttaatagctacatttatctagtattataaaatgtataatttgttatagaaatatattatacgacgagtgataaaaaataatttacatcgcccgatagggtgatttgaatgctcatttcaataagttttgtcaatgatttcaggtataatcactatttttaacacacgaaagccgtaatcattgtattttatggctattttagtgattaatgtacttaaaataaaaaaaataaaaaaaaatgtgataacttttttataacattatcctattttgttctttctatacaatatatatctaaaagcaataaatatgaataaaaagccacatttatgtagtttataaaaatatatagtttgttatataaataaattacgaaacgcgagataaaaaataatgaaagtgacgtggcagggcgatcttgatgtacagtacgggtcagcttgtatgattcgatgaggtgaggtaaaggcactcaaagctctcaaaaagtgtagttatttagagttattcaaattaaacaacatactcctatatagtctgaatttaactatttatattacatgaaatgatcgattgatatgataggtcagatatatacatctgatcctaatacatcttgtgaaatagtacttagttatctatttgcataatttatggataattcttacttgacatatttattattccagatctgcgtcctgtactttggttaacgagtgccgaaaatagttattaaccaaaaaagaccgccaaattaacagtatttcaccgacaaaagctgccttgcaccatttttgtaagggttaataggtatatcaaggtgtccatttatggggtcaactaaacccaattcaaaatttgacattatttgctacttgtggctggacgaaagtctgtaacaattgggatttgggagcctacttgcccgcaacgttgcctgttgctgcagaaacatgcctcgaaattttcggatgcaggtgtaataaaaaacagtgccgcgtaagggtgcaaccgtaaaaaagactttttaaattaaatgttcggagctgatgtgcttatgcagtggatgttgtgatatatacataattaaattcagactattcatgttgttttatttgaataactcaaaatagctacactttttgagagctttgagtactagccccgatacacatgttttcgtctagtcagaccattttttgaggttctcctttgtgtaaaagcaatgtcttagttcaaaaatcattaatgtttaatgctaatacgaatctagtttattttttatggcactattgcgcaataactaactatcattgacactgaaaggaagaatatgacgatttttattttatcttttatggatgggtaaaaccgatttaagggggcccaaaggaagtaactaaattctgctagtaaactaaaaaatcttcaagcctatgcatgcagaactgctttaggagaggagaacgtgattaagacattttttttgcaattttattttacaatcaaaataaactatattataggacttttacaattttctgtactgggtcgtgatatacctacatgtgtaaacgttattagaataagtatatatttctgtattactagacgaactccactacatagcgggtagtacctttaccgcacatcatcgaataatgcaagctgacccgtacattaaaattttcattttcattatttttatctcgcgtttcgtaatatatttatataacaaactatatatttttataaactgtataaatgtggctttttaatgatatttattgcttttagatatatattgtgtagaaagaacaaaataggataatgttaaaaaaaattatcacatttttaatattttttaaaatttttgtatttttttattattttaagtacattaatcactaaaatagccataaactacaatgattacggctttcgtgtgttaaaaatagtgattatacctgaaatcattgacaaaacttattgaaatgagcattcatatcaccctatcgggcgatgtaaattattttttatcactcgtcgtataatatatttctataacaaattatacattttctaaaactagataaatgtagctattaaataatattttttaattagaaaaaaccattacagttttcataaaatgtgcaataatatgtataaaaaaaaatctcgttttcagattttcccattttattttgtatttttgttctaaaatacatttttttgttccaaaaatgaattcctcgtcctttatttatccgaaaatgatatatcgcatgccctattttgtatagttttagagaaatatggtttcaaaggaagcgcggcggcgccagcattccccccctcttccctcctaaattaaggggggctctcgatgcctcccgatctttatctacttagggccacccaaggaacaacctgtgccaagtctcagtgcttaatcataaaatgcagggtgttgtgcaatagcgtccccagtaataTACGTGAAGTTCGTAATAGCCACAGATATGACATGCCGGAGGAAGGAAGgacatgccgggcgatttgtattgaatagagatgggccgaatattcggtaaatattcggtattcggcatattcggcaagtttttcaatgttcgtattcgatTCGgttcgaataattcggttgcattgccgaatatttaccgaataaacaaagtaaataactgtggtgacgggttaagaatttcaccaccccctctcttcccgtgggtgtcgtagaaggcgactgtgggataaggggcaaattgtggtgtaggcgagaggctggcaacctgtcactgcaatgtcacagtttcgttttctctcagctccttatttgccaagagtggcactgaaacttgagaagtttcatgtgctctgcttaccccttcatgggatataggcgtgatagtatgtatgtatgtatgtaaataactaatgaagataaTTCCATTGGATAACAAGCTCCTATTtcagtagctttctaaggaactactaaaaagaaataattacctttgcgtcaaaacataaatacaattgttttttaataaaattgaaaaacccatagtttaagagttgagaagagttcagagttctgttgttttaactaagttttagttatccactataTCATAAGAGCAAATGTAGTTCCAGTAACATAATGTTACCATTATCaataatttaatagttttaatcttaatacATGCTTTCTAAATATTCGTATTCgacaaagtccatattcggcccatctctagtattgaatacgcctgtcAGGAGCTCTTGAACCCATACACACACacttggacgtagttacgcaataacgttccaatccacatgaaattgtcattaagttttagactttgtataaaaaacaaaaatctttcatttcaatgacaatttcagatggatgggaacgtttctgcgtaactacgtccactTGTAGATGCTCCTATTGCGAAATACACGCGCATTATTTCCATGTGTGTGTACATGCAAACGACCAGtgagtcgtgtcatcacgcgCGCACACAACATCAAGTGTATGCTCAATAAGTTAACAACTGCTGCGACACGTCCGCCGGCGGCGTGTCGTCTCtttggggcccatttctcaaaactgaaagttacaagttacaagcttgtcatattagacattgacaaccgcttgtaaaCGGTAAcatgtagcttcgagaaatgggcccctggtataTGCTGTGAGGTGAGGTAATAGGTTGAGCGTCGATGAAGTTGTATGGTCGTTAAGGCAGTGTTGTGTCGTTTGCAGGAAGCTGCTGACATCGGACGAGGACAGCGAGGAGGAGCAGGAGCAGAAGGAGGCGTCGGAGCCGGAGGACGAGCCGACGCGCGAGGGCGAGGAGCGCGCCAGCAAGCTCACCAAGAAGAGGCGCGCCGACGACAAGCACCACTCCAGCTCCGAGCTCAGCGAGGACTCCGACACCGACGCCGAGGCGCCGCCCAAGAAGCCCAAGAAGCGCAAGGAGCCCGCCGCCGCACCCACGCCCAGCTCAGGTGCCCCGACTCCTCCTTGCGCTGTCCCGCCACTTGCCACGGCTcgtgggatccgctttgacaactaaccacAACATTGgcgttagttgtcaaagcggacatTGGCgtacacagaacttaatttagatagaagaaacaaattcatatatttgtataggggccgagcgtgtcaaattttgtactgaagttgattcttgcctgtaattttaaatatgtctcaggctcttgattgttcataatttttgtgttgttgcaattgaatatcacgtaacgaggcattttttatgttttggttgacttcaacttacaaaaattgacgcctgaaagctgcaagctgcgagtaaagacggacaactcagtggatttcactgagttcatttgacacgctaagtagatacgtttgcttgatctatggtatatatgacatctgtgttggCGTAcacacgaaagcgactgccatctgaccttccaagaagagtaactaggccttattgggattagtccggtttcctcacgatgttttccttcaccatccaatatcaaatgacatctcATATATAAGTTccggaaaactcattggtaagaGCCGGGAAACgacccgcgacctccgaattgaaaatcgcacgctcttatcactaggccaccagcactTCCACATCATATTATTAGGCCTTTATCACCCAATGCTGACCATAGGTCTCGCTTTTAGTACGCCACTTGCACTCAatttccggatgtcgtcgacccaacgggCCAACGAATGCCAGGCACTTCATACATTTGTAAACGGccagcggccaccattcggtaaACATTTTAGTCCACTTGCCATTACTATACCACGTGCAGTAAATATATACCAtaacaaagagtactatcgtacagtatggccactcccgctccccgctgatagtgccgcccaccccctctcggtacaagcatagtacgcgttcacctacacgagcttagactgtgtgctaggaagtctaggaacgcgcctctttcatatatttgatcgccacttcgccagtgtccgaggtgtgactctACCTAGCAACATGTCCTTGTCCCGCCCAACTCTGGTACCACATACATTAGCGTTATGCAACGGGCTACGGCTACACACATAGAATTATTGCGATAAATCTTCGTCGTCGGCCTACGGTGAATTTGGATGGCCACACTGTAGTACCGCAGAACAGATCACTTAAATACGCCTTTGATGCTCTtggcctgtttttttttttaaccgccttccaaatctcaagggaaggggttctcaattcgtctgtatttttatttttttatttttttaaatgttttttcctcgatatctccgtcgttactggaccgattttgaaaatttttttttgattgaatgtatatgcatacagattggtcccatttttctcagaacccagttctggtggtgggatcctggagaaatcgagagaactcctcaaatctgaaaggcatacatatggcagggtgtccactttctggaaagtcagggaaaagtcagggaagctcatagtggtcatggaaagtcagggaaagtcagggaaatgatttggaggtcagggaaaaatttggcaccaagaaaaaaaaagcaaaaagtattgaaaaaataatatgattacgCGTTGGCCACATCCATAACAACAAAGATGGATTCCCGGTAGTGATTTTAAGGCAACTTAGAATTGTCTCTAGACTTTTTATGACAAATATAGTACCTGGCCTCCATCCTAGTGATTGCTAATGAGGGATATCTTCATGCTTGACCTTAATTTATCCGGCCCAAATTCGTAAATGCGGAAaaatccagatttttttttacttttcgtgCCCCACCCTCACATTCCAAAATGGCGAGGGGGATCGGGtataaattcagttattgtgattcagattaactggaaagttgcaccacaatgtcaccatgtacaacattcataaggtagGTGCTTCTGCTAGGGCGACGTGAaaacgacaaagacaaagttacgttacgtcgctgtccaaattctaagtatctattcgatccgacaatccaaagcggagttcctcataaagccagtGGCCCAaaacgtcacatagaggcgcaattttgtattaGTCAAAGAagcataggaggataataagcgtgacgatgaagcacttggaaacctaaaggcatgtagtggcaaaacacctaaatgggcatcccgacgctgacaacagagaaaaaatttcgcgctcgcttcgctcgcgttcaatATTTCTACATAGTGTAACATATTTTTGTAACTTAGTCAATACTTCGCCCTCACTATACGCTCgaaatctcgttttcatttcaagcctgctttcctgacttagcaaacaaaatggagtacctagTCTACTCCATTTGGTTTGTTAagttatgtacataataactactacgggacgtataaaaggggaaaatttttcgcgctcgctgcgctcgtgATTTTTTTTGCATACAATGTCCAAgagcgccgaaactcaaactcgctctaccctgatgtCCTTGATtgagagtgcacgggccggcactggTATAGCCAAGTTTAATACTTTAACATAAAGGAAAAtagtttataaaagtttgaactgccttgcaaatttttatatttcgtactttagaaaacaaacatatcCCAAAAAATAATTGGCtgtaacagacggacagacagacacacaagtgatcctataagggttccgtttttcctttttgaggaacggaaccctaaaaaaaattttttttttcgggtttttttaagacaaaaaaaactgtttttttgcaaccctaagcaaAAGTGACAAATATCATCATAgaatgaaaatttggtcagggaaattttcttaaatagtcatggaaagtcagggaaaagtcagggaattatttttggatttagtagtggacaccctgatatggtgatttttgtgtttttaaaggaacagcatgcatttacgtacggaacagtgacatttggtgcagtggaactcctgatgatggtcagaacggaactcctaaaatctgaacggcacacttatagtgactttggtattttttaaccgtcgcctcatatctctcaagaaggacggttatcaagtcgtctgtatgtttttttttatttttttattttttctaatgtttgttcctcgatatctccgtcgttactggaccgattttgaaaattatttttttgattgaatgtatatgcatacagattggtcccatttttctcagaacccagttctgatgatgggatcctggagaaatcgagggaactcctcgaatctgaaaggcatacatatggtgatttttgtgtttttaaaggaacagcatgcatttaggtacggaacagtgacatttggtgcagtggaactgctgatgatggccagaacggaaatcttcaaatctgaacggcacgcttatagtgactttggtatttttataagaacagcatgcactttcgtccagaacagtgacatttggtgcagtggaattgctgatgatggtcagaaccgaactcctcaaatctgaaccgcacgcttatagtgactttggtatttttataagaacagcatgcactttcgtccagaacagtgacatttggtgcagtggaactgctgatgatggccagaaccaaactcctcaaatctgaacggcacgcttatagtgactttgccatttttataagaacagcatgcgcttacgtctagaacagtgacatttggtacagtggaactgctgatgatggtcagaaccgaactcctcaaatctgaacggcacgcttatagtgactttggtatttttataagaacagcatgcacttacgtccagaacagtgatatttggtgcagtggacctgctgatgatagtcagaaccgtacttctcaaatctgaacggcacactcatagtgactttggtatttttgtaagaaaagcatgcatttaagttcagaacagtgacatttatttagttatgtttgttaagcatattgagttttcaagtcaaagtttgtcaagcttcgatttcttataatataatcggattcatgaggaattgaggaaactcctcaaacttTAACGtaatacgtatattcatttgtgttgccatctaataattaaagcattaaaagcagttttaaaaaatacttacacatttctacataatccaacattcgcaagtagctttcaccagaacccgaaaggcgatggttttttttttcttaaaaattatataagaacagcatacgtccagaacagtgacatttggtgcagtggaactgctgatgaagagtgagccgcccctggttagagttccgttctgataatcattctcatctgtaagtacttcagaatcatccaaatttcaaaattggttcagaaatgacggagatatcgaataacgaacattaaaaaatatacagacgaattgataacttaatccaacatttgaaagtatttatcaccagaaccccaaaggaaggcggtttttttttcttaaaaattataaagatTACAGACGACGTAATTTTTTGAAGGCATGAAATACCTACAATAAGTAATGTGTCGTTTGCAGCGAGCGCCCCGGGCAGCGCCAGCACGTCTCGCTCTGGGTCGCCCGCGCccgcggccgccgccgccgccgccgcccacgccgccgccgccgctgccgcagCCAACGCGCCGCCCGCCAAGCGGCCCAAGATCGATCCCTCCTACACGTTAGTATGCTATGGCTGTGCCACGTCCTTACTAACAAATCTATGGCAAGCTGCTCCATCCTGTATTTATGTTCAGTCTTaattcgttttcacattatccgatcccatatcggatgtaggaagtatttcaaaggcaaaaatcaaaggtgaaggcttaaatgtatgggatattggccctacgtccgatatcggatcggataatttgaaaacgcacaatcttattatttattcttatttCTACAGccataacggcccagccacgacattggtctaagcgcgacagcggtgagcgggggccatacattggagcgagacacagcgatgggacttttcattcgcacgtatggctgccgctcaccgctgtcgcgcttagaccaatgtcgtggctgagccgtaagagagggcgtgtcagatatttatgcagccttatttttatactacctattttattaaattgttGGTGACTGCACCACTCCAACTCATATAATAATCGCTTTTAAACAGATTGACCTGCGATACGAGGATTACGAGCTCGAGTTAAACGATTTTATTTAACTATACAAGGTTGATACACAACCCTCGAAATGAGACTTTTTATCTTCTAACATCGCCACGATTCTCGTGTCGCTTATTCGTGATTCTGTTGCCtaatattttttagtatttttcaaTTATCCTCAGGGCTTAACGCTAACCCGAACCAAATCAATTCGTTTCGCAATCCGCGTGCTACCGACGCAGTTTCAAAGTAAATGTTGCGATTAGATTCGGCGAGCCTAGTGGCCGCTGGGATTCACTCATCGGTCGTTCAAtcaccctcggtgggcgagtccgactcgcacttgaccggtttttatttatttcctggTGATATcagatatta
This genomic stretch from Leguminivora glycinivorella isolate SPB_JAAS2020 chromosome Z, LegGlyc_1.1, whole genome shotgun sequence harbors:
- the LOC125241030 gene encoding general transcription factor IIF subunit 1 isoform X3, which produces MTTPGTSASPAVQEFKIRVPKNVKKKHHVMRFNATLNVDFAKWTQVKMERENNIKEFKGLDEDMPKFGAGSEYGRDIREEARRKKFGIISRKYKPEDQPWILKVGGKTGKKFKGIREGGVSENAAYYVFTHAADSAIDAYPLQEWYNFQPIQRYKALSAEEAEQEFGRRNKVINYFSLMFRKRMRGDDAADDGEDPDDKKTKGAKAKKELKISDMDEWIDSDDDSSGSEAAEKDNDSDSGAKKKPNKKGPVKKKKKVEDEAFEESDDGDEEGRERDYISDSSDSETDHEAKANKELKGVAEEDALRKLLTSDEDSEEEQEQKEASEPEDEPTREGEERASKLTKKRRADDKHHSSSELSEDSDTDAEAPPKKPKKRKEPAAAPTPSSASAPGSASTSRSGSPAPAAAAAAAAHAAAAAAAANAPPAKRPKIDPSYTECGVTEEAVRRYLARKPMTTTELLTKFKSKLTGVSSERLLETMTQILKRINPVKQNINGKMYLSIKNN
- the LOC125241030 gene encoding general transcription factor IIF subunit 1 isoform X2, which encodes MTTPGTSQASPAVQEFKIRVPKNVKKKHHVMRFNATLNVDFAKWTQVKMERENNIKEFKGLDEDMPKFGAGSEYGRDIREEARRKKFGIISRKYKPEDQPWILKVGGKTGKKFKGIREGGVSENAAYYVFTHAADSAIDAYPLQEWYNFQPIQRYKALSAEEAEQEFGRRNKVINYFSLMFRKRMRGDDAADDGEDPDDKKTKGAKAKKELKISDMDEWIDSDDDSSGSEAAEKDNDSDSGAKKKPNKKGPVKKKKKVEDEAFEESDDGDEEGRERDYISDSSDSETDHEAKANKELKGVAEEDALRKLLTSDEDSEEEQEQKEASEPEDEPTREGEERASKLTKKRRADDKHHSSSELSEDSDTDAEAPPKKPKKRKEPAAAPTPSSASAPGSASTSRSGSPAPAAAAAAAAHAAAAAAAANAPPAKRPKIDPSYTECGVTEEAVRRYLARKPMTTTELLTKFKSKLTGVSSERLLETMTQILKRINPVKQNINGKMYLSIKNN
- the LOC125241030 gene encoding general transcription factor IIF subunit 1 isoform X1, encoding MATWSGGGGRSCWWNRSAEPTCFASPAVQEFKIRVPKNVKKKHHVMRFNATLNVDFAKWTQVKMERENNIKEFKGLDEDMPKFGAGSEYGRDIREEARRKKFGIISRKYKPEDQPWILKVGGKTGKKFKGIREGGVSENAAYYVFTHAADSAIDAYPLQEWYNFQPIQRYKALSAEEAEQEFGRRNKVINYFSLMFRKRMRGDDAADDGEDPDDKKTKGAKAKKELKISDMDEWIDSDDDSSGSEAAEKDNDSDSGAKKKPNKKGPVKKKKKVEDEAFEESDDGDEEGRERDYISDSSDSETDHEAKANKELKGVAEEDALRKLLTSDEDSEEEQEQKEASEPEDEPTREGEERASKLTKKRRADDKHHSSSELSEDSDTDAEAPPKKPKKRKEPAAAPTPSSASAPGSASTSRSGSPAPAAAAAAAAHAAAAAAAANAPPAKRPKIDPSYTECGVTEEAVRRYLARKPMTTTELLTKFKSKLTGVSSERLLETMTQILKRINPVKQNINGKMYLSIKNN